The Prosthecobacter vanneervenii genome has a segment encoding these proteins:
- a CDS encoding saccharopine dehydrogenase family protein — translation MSHRVLIIGAGGVGRVVVHKCAQQPDVFGEIMLASRTKSKCDSIAAELKRPIQTAAVDADNVPELVALLKSFKPEVVINVALPYQDLTIMDACLEAGVHYIDTANYEPRDVAKFEYHWQWAYQDKFKKAGLTALLGCGFDPGVTNVYTAYALKHHFSKIDTLDIIDCNAGDHGKAFATNFNPEINLREVTANGRYWENDQWVETKPLEIKRSFPFPDGIGPKNIYCLYHEELESLTKHIPMRRARFWMTFGDAYIKHMEVLVNVGMTGIHPVKHKGVDIIPIEFLKTLLPEPGTLGPDTKGKTCIGNWIEGTGKDGKPLRYYVYNICDHQDCYKETNSQGVSYTTGVPAMIAARQLLTNPDEYRQPGVWNVEQLNPDPFMKDLNAYGLPWVETWPTEKMPGE, via the coding sequence ATGTCCCACAGAGTCCTTATCATCGGTGCCGGCGGCGTTGGCCGCGTTGTTGTCCATAAATGCGCCCAGCAGCCCGACGTGTTCGGCGAGATCATGCTGGCCAGCCGCACCAAGTCCAAGTGCGACAGCATCGCCGCTGAACTCAAGCGCCCCATCCAGACCGCCGCTGTGGACGCCGACAACGTGCCGGAGCTGGTGGCCCTGCTGAAGAGCTTCAAGCCCGAGGTCGTCATCAATGTCGCCCTGCCCTACCAGGACCTCACCATCATGGACGCCTGCCTCGAAGCCGGCGTGCATTACATCGACACCGCCAACTACGAGCCGCGCGATGTGGCCAAGTTTGAATACCACTGGCAGTGGGCCTACCAGGACAAGTTCAAGAAGGCGGGCCTCACCGCGCTGCTCGGCTGCGGCTTTGACCCGGGCGTCACGAATGTGTACACCGCCTACGCGCTGAAGCACCACTTCTCCAAGATCGACACCCTCGACATCATCGACTGCAACGCCGGTGACCACGGCAAAGCCTTTGCCACCAACTTCAATCCCGAGATCAACCTGCGCGAAGTCACCGCCAACGGCCGCTACTGGGAAAACGACCAGTGGGTGGAAACCAAGCCGCTCGAAATCAAGCGCAGCTTCCCCTTCCCGGATGGCATCGGGCCAAAGAACATCTACTGCCTCTATCACGAGGAGCTGGAGTCCCTGACCAAGCACATCCCCATGCGCCGTGCGCGCTTCTGGATGACCTTTGGCGACGCCTACATCAAGCACATGGAAGTGCTGGTGAACGTGGGCATGACCGGCATCCATCCCGTGAAGCACAAGGGCGTGGACATCATCCCCATCGAATTCCTCAAGACCCTGCTGCCTGAGCCCGGCACCCTCGGCCCCGACACCAAGGGCAAGACCTGCATCGGCAACTGGATCGAAGGCACTGGCAAGGACGGCAAGCCGCTCCGCTACTACGTGTACAACATCTGCGACCATCAGGACTGCTACAAGGAAACGAACAGCCAGGGCGTGAGCTACACCACCGGCGTGCCCGCCATGATCGCCGCCCGCCAGCTCCTGACCAATCCTGACGAATACCGCCAGCCCGGCGTGTGGAATGTGGAGCAGCTCAATCCAGATCCCTTCATGAAGGACCTCAACGCCTACGGCCTGCCCTGGGTGGAGACCTGGCCCACGGAGAAGATGCCTGGGGAGTAA
- a CDS encoding SPFH domain-containing protein, which yields MDAFSNFLIAAAGTFIACSIAVPLLLWIARVAGLYAIVQERRAQVYVLFGKVIGTIDEPGLHFLPKKLGLSAFLVNWLGKCHEVDLRLDQTYLRSQPVNSEEGAPMGIGIWYEMFVSDPVSFLFKNTDPSGSLSANVSNSTVRCLSNMPLADMLVNRHVMSDTVRNEVTPKSHEWGYKLGSVYIRKVHFRDAKMIKQIESKVVNRLRQVTSAIKQDGANQVNIITSTAEKTAAIELAKAAAVRPEIVGNALRDISADPDVAQAVFDVLEAQKIIGGQATVTLVPSSGGGLLTELLAAQQPRSESSPPPLKK from the coding sequence ATGGACGCTTTTTCCAATTTCCTCATCGCTGCGGCCGGCACCTTCATCGCCTGCAGCATCGCCGTCCCCCTGCTGCTCTGGATCGCCCGTGTCGCCGGTCTCTACGCCATCGTGCAGGAGCGCCGGGCGCAGGTTTACGTGCTGTTTGGCAAGGTCATCGGCACCATCGACGAGCCCGGACTGCACTTCCTGCCCAAGAAACTTGGGCTTTCAGCCTTCCTGGTGAACTGGCTGGGCAAATGCCATGAAGTGGACCTGCGTCTGGACCAGACCTACCTGCGCAGCCAGCCTGTGAACTCCGAGGAGGGCGCGCCCATGGGTATTGGCATCTGGTATGAAATGTTTGTCAGCGATCCCGTCTCCTTCCTCTTCAAAAACACCGACCCCAGCGGCTCTCTCTCCGCCAACGTGAGCAACTCCACCGTCCGCTGCCTCAGCAACATGCCGCTGGCAGACATGCTGGTAAACCGCCACGTCATGAGCGACACCGTGCGCAATGAAGTGACGCCCAAGTCCCACGAGTGGGGCTACAAGCTCGGCAGCGTGTACATCCGCAAGGTCCACTTCCGCGATGCCAAGATGATCAAGCAGATCGAGAGCAAGGTCGTGAACCGTCTCCGTCAGGTCACCTCCGCCATCAAGCAGGACGGCGCCAACCAGGTCAACATCATCACCAGCACCGCCGAAAAGACCGCCGCCATCGAACTCGCCAAAGCCGCCGCCGTGCGTCCCGAAATCGTCGGCAACGCCCTCCGCGACATTTCAGCCGACCCCGATGTGGCCCAGGCTGTGTTTGATGTGCTGGAAGCCCAGAAGATCATCGGCGGTCAGGCCACCGTGACCCTCGTTCCCTCCTCCGGAGGCGGCTTGCTCACGGAACTGCTCGCGGCGCAGCAGCCACGAAGTGAGAGCTCTCCTCCTCCTTTGAAGAAGTAA
- a CDS encoding SPFH domain-containing protein: MSIAFGCFVGSIVWFLMRYLIAGFYTVNQNERAVKTSFGRVQRIGSLRTVDDPVAEHLTPEQKLRYDYPQVRVIPPGGPYFKWPWEHVYKVDVATSTVNMAWDPNDPSANSSGSILEAVTKDQLNVGLTGQIRFRVSDRNLYAFIFGVKNAYAHVMGYFVSVLRERIATFEAPKAQGVEAEQPASAAASISISINDIRKNLRDLNEHMDRECLSSSARYGIVLDASLITGIDPPQEVESALAAINTAYNQVSSDISLAQASADQKIVQSQRAVEIETLKAQAEVEPLRRLADQLSQLKSRGTTALRAYVRNVRLALFDKAGQVFVETHKD; this comes from the coding sequence ATGTCCATCGCCTTTGGCTGTTTTGTCGGATCCATTGTCTGGTTCCTCATGCGCTACCTGATCGCAGGTTTCTACACGGTGAATCAAAACGAGCGGGCGGTGAAAACCAGCTTTGGCCGCGTCCAGCGCATCGGCAGCCTCCGCACCGTGGACGATCCCGTGGCAGAGCACCTCACCCCGGAGCAAAAGCTGCGCTACGACTACCCGCAGGTGCGTGTCATCCCGCCGGGCGGTCCGTATTTCAAATGGCCCTGGGAGCACGTGTACAAAGTGGATGTGGCCACCAGCACTGTAAACATGGCCTGGGATCCCAATGATCCCAGCGCCAACAGCTCCGGCAGCATTCTGGAGGCCGTGACCAAGGACCAGCTCAATGTGGGGCTCACCGGCCAGATCCGCTTCCGTGTCTCTGACCGCAATCTCTACGCCTTCATCTTCGGCGTGAAGAACGCCTACGCCCATGTCATGGGCTACTTCGTCAGCGTGCTGCGCGAGCGCATCGCCACCTTTGAGGCGCCCAAGGCCCAGGGGGTGGAGGCAGAGCAGCCTGCCAGCGCCGCCGCCAGCATCAGCATCTCCATCAATGACATCCGCAAAAATCTGCGCGACCTCAATGAGCACATGGATCGCGAGTGCCTTAGCTCCTCGGCACGCTACGGCATCGTCCTGGATGCCTCCCTGATCACCGGCATCGATCCGCCGCAGGAGGTCGAGTCCGCGCTCGCCGCCATCAACACCGCCTACAACCAGGTCTCCTCGGACATCAGCCTTGCCCAGGCTAGCGCCGACCAGAAGATCGTGCAGTCACAGCGCGCCGTGGAGATCGAAACACTCAAGGCCCAGGCCGAAGTCGAGCCCCTGAGGCGTCTGGCAGACCAGCTCAGCCAGCTGAAATCCCGGGGCACCACAGCCCTGCGTGCCTACGTGCGCAACGTGCGGCTCGCCCTCTTTGACAAAGCCGGACAGGTCTTCGTCGAAACCCACAAGGACTAA
- the atpC gene encoding ATP synthase F1 subunit epsilon — protein sequence MPLKLEIVTPDARVYSDEVDTVVLPGYEGEMGVLPAHSNLVTTLRPGELRITKAGKTTELAVGEGLVEVTGSVTRILTDSALDADKIDEKAAEEAIARAKKTLEELKPGEHQEEVAAAMAAIQRATAHLNFKRKRKTV from the coding sequence ATGCCTCTCAAACTCGAAATCGTCACCCCAGATGCCCGCGTCTATTCAGACGAGGTCGATACCGTCGTGCTTCCAGGTTACGAAGGTGAGATGGGCGTGCTGCCTGCGCACAGTAATCTCGTGACCACCCTGCGTCCCGGCGAGCTGCGCATCACCAAGGCTGGCAAGACGACCGAACTGGCCGTTGGCGAAGGCCTTGTCGAAGTGACCGGTTCCGTCACGCGCATCCTCACGGATTCCGCGCTGGACGCCGACAAGATCGACGAAAAGGCCGCTGAAGAAGCCATCGCCCGCGCCAAGAAGACCCTTGAAGAACTCAAGCCTGGTGAACACCAAGAGGAAGTGGCAGCCGCCATGGCCGCCATCCAGCGCGCCACCGCCCACCTCAACTTCAAGCGCAAGCGCAAGACCGTCTAA
- the atpD gene encoding F0F1 ATP synthase subunit beta has translation MSNIGKIVQVIGPVVDVDFSATGKLPAIYNALEINFEQGGKSVRLVCEVQQHLGDGWVRSIAMISTEGLKRGMDVTDTGGPITVPVGEEVLGRIFNVTGDACDDQPAPSVQKRYPIHRAAPALVDQNPSAQILETGIKVIDLICPFTKGGKVGAFGGAGVGKTVVIMELINNIAKGHGGYSVFAGVGERTREGNDLYHEMIESEVIKVKKNGHDIVKNDQGGYTCEPGSKVALVYGQMNEPPGARLRVALSALSMAEYFRDEKNQDVLFFVDNVFRFSQAGSEVSALLGRTPSAVGYQPTLAAEMGQMQERITSTKTGSITSFQAVYVPADDLTDPAPANTFAHLDSTVVLERSLAELGIYPAVDPLASVSKALAPEIVGAEHYRVARGVQRVLQRYKDLQDIIAILGMDELSEEDKLTVFRARKLQRFLSQPFHVAEIFTGTKGEYVKVADTIKGFAEILDGKHDNVPEANFYMKGGIDSVKKD, from the coding sequence ATGAGCAACATCGGCAAAATCGTTCAAGTCATCGGTCCCGTGGTGGACGTGGATTTCTCCGCTACCGGCAAGCTTCCGGCCATCTACAACGCCCTCGAAATCAATTTCGAGCAGGGTGGCAAGTCCGTCCGCCTCGTCTGCGAAGTGCAGCAGCATCTCGGTGACGGCTGGGTCCGCTCCATCGCCATGATCTCCACTGAAGGTCTGAAGCGCGGTATGGACGTGACCGACACCGGTGGCCCGATCACCGTTCCTGTGGGTGAAGAAGTTCTTGGCCGTATCTTCAACGTGACCGGAGACGCCTGCGATGACCAGCCCGCTCCCTCCGTCCAGAAGCGCTATCCCATCCACCGTGCAGCCCCTGCACTCGTGGACCAGAATCCTTCCGCTCAGATCCTCGAAACCGGCATCAAGGTGATCGACCTCATCTGCCCCTTCACCAAGGGTGGTAAAGTGGGCGCCTTCGGTGGTGCAGGCGTCGGCAAGACCGTGGTGATCATGGAGCTCATCAACAACATCGCCAAAGGCCACGGTGGTTACTCCGTGTTCGCCGGTGTGGGTGAGCGCACCCGTGAAGGTAACGACCTCTACCACGAAATGATCGAGTCCGAGGTTATCAAGGTGAAGAAGAACGGCCACGACATCGTGAAGAACGACCAGGGCGGTTACACCTGCGAACCTGGCTCCAAGGTGGCCCTCGTGTACGGCCAGATGAACGAGCCCCCGGGAGCCCGTCTCCGCGTCGCTCTCTCCGCCCTCTCCATGGCTGAGTACTTCCGCGACGAGAAGAACCAGGACGTGCTTTTCTTCGTGGACAACGTCTTCCGTTTCTCCCAGGCCGGTTCTGAAGTGTCCGCTCTCCTTGGACGTACGCCTTCCGCTGTGGGTTACCAGCCCACCCTCGCCGCTGAAATGGGTCAGATGCAGGAGCGAATCACCTCCACCAAGACCGGTTCCATCACCTCCTTCCAGGCCGTTTACGTGCCTGCTGACGACTTGACCGACCCTGCTCCGGCCAACACCTTCGCCCACCTTGACTCCACCGTGGTGCTTGAGCGTTCCCTCGCCGAGCTGGGCATCTACCCTGCTGTGGACCCCCTCGCCTCCGTGTCCAAGGCTCTTGCCCCCGAAATCGTGGGTGCCGAGCACTACCGTGTGGCCCGTGGCGTGCAGCGCGTCCTTCAGCGCTACAAAGACCTGCAGGACATCATCGCCATCCTTGGCATGGACGAACTCAGCGAAGAAGACAAGCTCACCGTGTTCCGCGCACGTAAGCTTCAGCGCTTCCTCTCCCAGCCCTTCCATGTGGCCGAAATCTTCACCGGCACCAAGGGCGAGTACGTCAAGGTGGCCGACACCATCAAGGGCTTCGCTGAAATCCTTGACGGCAAGCACGACAACGTCCCCGAAGCCAACTTCTACATGAAGGGCGGCATCGACAGCGTGAAGAAGGACTAA
- the atpG gene encoding ATP synthase F1 subunit gamma codes for MPSTRDIRRRIKSVKNTAQITKAMQLVAAAKMKKAQDQASNGRAYAEMLNKILVNLKEHAEEGIHPFFSAGKGDKTLVLLIASDKGLCGALNTNLFKKLLTTQIEGEVEYVTIGKKAVQAINRLRRTLLADFPIKDPAKFPEVRAVSRFLQEKYRTGEYKKVLVVFNNFINTVTVVPSVEQLLPVNPVTLGGKRDFGHDTSAPAGPSLEYKFEPSAQVVFETVLPQYVNDTVYQMVLESRASEHSSRMVAMKNATDNAKQMIKDLSLEYNKLRQAAITNELLEITTAKMALE; via the coding sequence ATGCCCTCCACCCGCGACATCAGACGCCGTATCAAATCGGTCAAAAACACGGCCCAGATCACCAAGGCCATGCAGCTCGTCGCGGCCGCGAAGATGAAAAAGGCGCAGGATCAGGCCAGCAACGGCCGCGCCTACGCCGAGATGCTCAACAAGATTCTCGTGAATCTCAAGGAGCACGCTGAAGAAGGCATCCATCCCTTCTTCTCCGCTGGCAAGGGGGACAAAACCCTCGTCCTGCTCATCGCCTCCGACAAAGGCCTCTGCGGCGCCTTGAACACCAACCTGTTCAAGAAGCTCCTCACCACGCAGATCGAAGGCGAAGTCGAATACGTCACCATCGGCAAAAAAGCCGTCCAAGCCATCAACCGTCTGCGCCGCACCCTGCTGGCTGACTTCCCGATCAAGGACCCTGCCAAGTTCCCTGAAGTGCGCGCCGTTAGCCGCTTCCTCCAGGAAAAATATCGCACCGGCGAATACAAGAAGGTGCTGGTCGTCTTCAACAACTTCATCAACACCGTCACCGTCGTTCCCTCCGTGGAGCAGCTTTTGCCGGTGAACCCGGTGACCCTGGGTGGCAAGCGTGACTTTGGCCATGACACCTCCGCTCCTGCGGGCCCTTCACTCGAATACAAATTTGAGCCGAGTGCCCAGGTTGTGTTTGAAACCGTGCTCCCGCAGTATGTGAACGACACCGTGTATCAGATGGTGCTCGAATCCCGCGCCTCCGAGCACTCCAGCCGAATGGTGGCTATGAAGAACGCCACCGACAACGCCAAGCAGATGATCAAGGACCTCAGCCTTGAGTACAACAAGCTCCGCCAGGCCGCGATCACCAACGAACTCCTCGAAATCACCACCGCCAAGATGGCTCTCGAATAA
- the atpA gene encoding F0F1 ATP synthase subunit alpha, with amino-acid sequence MSNILQEIESQIAGLKTAVTKSNVGIVREIGDGAAKIEGLSDVMLNEMIEFPGGVYGLALNLEETEVGCVLLGSGENIKAGDEVKTTGRLLSVPVGKSLLGRVVNALGQAIDGKGEVKGATQYPVEKLAPGIIARKSVSVPVQTGIMSIDAMIPIGRGQRELIIGDRSTGKTTIAVDAIISQAQQNKAAEQGKLKGHKPLYCIYVAIGQKQSNIARVIKTLEDAGAMEYTTIVSASASDSAVNQYLAPYAGAAIGEWFMDQGMDVLIVYDDLSKQAVAYRQVSLILKRPSGREAYPGDVFYLHSRLLERSCRVSENYGGGSMTALPIIETQAGDVSAYIPTNVISITDGQIFLETDLFYQGIRPAISVGLSVSRVGSAAQTKAIKKVSGTTKLDLAQFRELAAFAQFGSDLDAGTKAKLDRGARIVELFKQQQYQPKSLPIMVSTLYAMQKGYFDSVSVDRVKEFQTKLEEYLTTRKAELMDQLANEKTLDNVEAGLKSALDDFKTAWK; translated from the coding sequence ATGAGCAACATCCTCCAGGAGATCGAATCCCAAATCGCCGGCCTCAAGACCGCCGTCACGAAGTCCAATGTGGGCATCGTCCGTGAAATCGGTGACGGCGCAGCCAAGATTGAAGGCTTGAGCGATGTGATGCTCAACGAAATGATCGAGTTCCCCGGCGGTGTGTACGGTCTCGCTCTGAACCTCGAAGAAACCGAAGTCGGCTGCGTGCTCCTCGGCTCCGGCGAAAACATCAAGGCTGGCGACGAAGTCAAGACCACTGGCCGCCTCCTCTCAGTGCCGGTCGGCAAGAGCCTCCTGGGCCGCGTGGTGAACGCGCTCGGTCAGGCCATCGACGGCAAAGGCGAAGTGAAGGGTGCAACCCAGTATCCCGTCGAAAAGCTCGCCCCTGGCATCATTGCCCGTAAGTCCGTGTCCGTCCCCGTGCAGACCGGCATCATGAGCATCGACGCCATGATCCCGATCGGTCGTGGTCAGCGCGAACTGATCATCGGTGACCGCTCCACCGGCAAGACCACCATCGCCGTTGACGCCATCATCTCCCAGGCCCAGCAGAACAAGGCTGCCGAACAGGGCAAGCTGAAGGGCCACAAGCCCCTCTACTGCATCTACGTCGCCATCGGCCAGAAGCAGTCCAACATCGCCCGCGTCATCAAGACCCTCGAAGACGCCGGTGCCATGGAATACACCACCATCGTCAGCGCTTCCGCCTCTGACTCCGCGGTGAACCAGTATCTCGCCCCCTACGCCGGTGCTGCCATCGGTGAGTGGTTCATGGATCAGGGCATGGACGTCCTCATCGTCTATGATGACCTTTCCAAGCAGGCTGTGGCTTACCGTCAGGTGTCCCTCATCCTGAAGCGCCCTTCCGGCCGTGAAGCTTATCCGGGCGACGTGTTCTATCTCCACTCCCGTCTGCTTGAGCGCTCCTGCCGCGTCAGCGAAAACTACGGTGGTGGCTCCATGACCGCTCTGCCGATCATCGAGACCCAGGCTGGCGACGTGTCCGCCTACATCCCGACGAACGTGATCTCCATCACCGACGGTCAGATCTTCCTCGAAACCGACCTCTTCTATCAGGGCATCCGTCCCGCCATCTCCGTGGGTCTCTCCGTGTCCCGTGTGGGTTCCGCCGCTCAGACGAAGGCCATCAAGAAGGTGTCCGGCACCACGAAGCTCGACCTCGCCCAGTTCCGCGAACTCGCCGCTTTCGCCCAGTTCGGTTCCGACCTGGACGCTGGCACGAAGGCCAAGCTGGACCGCGGTGCGCGCATCGTGGAACTCTTCAAGCAGCAGCAGTATCAGCCCAAGAGCCTGCCCATCATGGTCAGCACTCTCTACGCCATGCAGAAGGGCTACTTTGACTCCGTCTCCGTGGACCGCGTGAAGGAATTCCAGACCAAACTGGAAGAATACCTCACCACCCGCAAGGCCGAGCTCATGGACCAGCTGGCCAACGAGAAGACCCTCGACAACGTCGAAGCCGGCCTCAAGTCCGCCCTCGACGACTTCAAGACCGCTTGGAAGTAA
- the atpH gene encoding ATP synthase F1 subunit delta, translating into MKITKEARRTSRQLFRACMVNGKLDESSVRKVVSTVAGSKPRGYIGILDAFARLVANEVDRQRAAVESASPLSPATQTELQASLSKKYGRPLTLDFSVNPELLGGIRVKVGSDVWDGSVKARLKALSDSLAA; encoded by the coding sequence ATGAAGATCACCAAAGAAGCCCGACGCACCTCCCGCCAGCTCTTCCGCGCCTGCATGGTCAACGGAAAGCTCGATGAATCCAGCGTGCGCAAGGTGGTCAGCACCGTGGCCGGCAGCAAGCCCCGTGGCTACATCGGCATCCTCGATGCCTTTGCACGCCTCGTGGCCAACGAAGTCGATCGTCAGCGTGCCGCAGTGGAAAGCGCCTCCCCGCTTTCCCCCGCCACACAGACCGAGCTCCAGGCAAGCCTTTCCAAGAAGTACGGCCGCCCGCTCACCCTCGACTTCAGTGTCAATCCAGAGCTGCTCGGTGGCATCCGCGTGAAGGTCGGCTCTGATGTCTGGGACGGCAGCGTCAAAGCACGTCTCAAAGCCCTGTCTGACTCCCTCGCCGCTTAA
- a CDS encoding F0F1 ATP synthase subunit B family protein: MDQIKGIAYQIAGDFGLAWGKFFAQVIIFIAVYSILKKFAFGPILAMLEQRRQRIADGEAKLEKIAREAAEAKQNTQAILDKAEADAARIVKEADDAAKAIQERRQQDAVASANTIIAKAREAAQLEQEQLMSQLKREFGRMVSDATSRVTGKVLNTEDQTRINQETAAQVSA, encoded by the coding sequence ATGGACCAGATCAAAGGCATCGCATATCAAATCGCAGGCGACTTCGGACTCGCCTGGGGCAAGTTCTTCGCCCAAGTCATCATTTTCATCGCGGTCTACAGCATCCTGAAGAAGTTCGCTTTTGGTCCCATCCTGGCCATGCTGGAGCAGCGCCGCCAGCGCATCGCCGATGGCGAAGCCAAGCTCGAAAAAATCGCCCGCGAAGCCGCAGAGGCCAAGCAGAACACCCAGGCCATTCTCGACAAAGCAGAGGCTGACGCAGCCCGCATCGTGAAGGAAGCCGACGACGCCGCCAAGGCCATCCAGGAGCGCCGCCAGCAGGACGCCGTGGCCAGCGCCAACACCATCATCGCCAAGGCCCGTGAAGCCGCCCAGCTTGAGCAGGAGCAGCTCATGTCCCAGCTGAAGCGTGAATTCGGCCGCATGGTCTCCGACGCCACCAGCCGCGTCACCGGCAAGGTCCTCAACACCGAAGACCAGACCCGCATCAACCAGGAAACCGCCGCCCAGGTCTCCGCTTAA
- a CDS encoding ATP synthase F0 subunit C, whose product MTLELISMASEAAAQVPTGVTGSIATGIGAGSAAIGVGLIGSKAVEAVGRNPGAFGNILTLGIIAMALAEGLGILSFILGK is encoded by the coding sequence ATGACACTCGAACTCATCTCCATGGCCTCCGAAGCAGCAGCTCAGGTTCCCACCGGCGTCACCGGTTCCATCGCCACCGGTATCGGTGCTGGCAGCGCCGCCATCGGCGTGGGCCTCATCGGTTCCAAGGCTGTGGAAGCCGTCGGCCGCAACCCCGGCGCTTTCGGCAACATCCTGACCCTCGGCATTATCGCCATGGCCCTTGCAGAAGGTCTCGGCATTCTGTCCTTCATTCTTGGCAAGTAA
- the atpB gene encoding F0F1 ATP synthase subunit A codes for MLSSTLHSTSFSPVLANVPSYASEFFKESNLSFITTSLFVATIITGLLLWFARKATTNMTLIPHKTQNLFEFIVEFLFGQVEGIVGAKLAPKVFPLLATVFIYILVSNWFGLLPGVGTIGWGEGTGTLSVKEVHFALLRPPTTDLNAAFGLAAAMFVVWLYITIKEVGVWGFIVHTFGPKGGLKGVMGMMVALVFLFVGVIEIFSIVFRPITLSFRLYGNIIAGENVLHTMSGMGGFLGSILAPFPFYFMELLVGLLQAIVFTLLSTVYIQLSTAHDDHGHEEGHH; via the coding sequence ATGTTGTCCTCGACTCTGCACTCAACCTCCTTCTCGCCGGTGCTCGCGAACGTGCCCAGCTATGCGTCGGAGTTCTTTAAAGAGAGCAATCTGAGCTTCATCACCACATCTCTTTTCGTCGCAACCATCATCACCGGTTTGCTGCTGTGGTTCGCTCGCAAGGCCACGACGAACATGACTCTGATTCCGCACAAGACTCAGAACCTTTTCGAATTCATCGTCGAGTTTCTCTTTGGTCAGGTCGAAGGCATCGTGGGTGCAAAACTGGCCCCAAAGGTGTTCCCGCTGCTGGCGACCGTCTTCATCTACATCCTGGTGTCCAACTGGTTCGGGCTGCTGCCTGGCGTGGGAACCATTGGCTGGGGCGAAGGCACCGGCACCCTGAGCGTTAAGGAAGTTCACTTTGCACTGCTTCGTCCTCCAACGACTGACCTCAACGCCGCCTTCGGTCTTGCCGCCGCCATGTTCGTTGTCTGGCTTTACATCACCATCAAGGAAGTGGGCGTTTGGGGCTTCATCGTACACACCTTCGGCCCCAAGGGCGGCCTTAAGGGCGTCATGGGTATGATGGTGGCTCTGGTCTTCCTCTTCGTCGGCGTGATCGAAATCTTCTCGATCGTCTTCCGCCCCATCACTCTTTCCTTTCGACTCTACGGCAACATCATCGCCGGTGAAAACGTGCTTCACACCATGAGCGGCATGGGCGGCTTCCTGGGCAGCATCCTTGCCCCCTTCCCCTTCTATTTCATGGAGCTTCTCGTCGGTCTCCTGCAGGCCATTGTGTTCACCCTGCTGAGCACGGTTTACATCCAGCTCTCCACCGCTCATGACGACCACGGTCATGAAGAGGGCCACCACTAA